One region of Oreochromis aureus strain Israel breed Guangdong linkage group 19, ZZ_aureus, whole genome shotgun sequence genomic DNA includes:
- the LOC116310700 gene encoding BTB/POZ domain-containing protein 6-B — protein MPTADCRLLHHGRIMRCLTYLLLLPETLKKSKKVTKLPGRLPLCYEILTLSLSSKKKQQQKEKEKKMAAELYPANNTNNTNLANGTTVADAEKTKELQVCQASGSSGGGGGSAATTPTTQQNINNNNVDPPSWQCSHPTLRERNALMFNNELMADVHFIVGPLGASQKVPAHKYVLAVGSSVFCAMFYSDLAEEESEIHIPDVEPAAFLILLKYLYSDEIDLEADTVLATLYAAKKYIVPALAKACVTFLETSLEAKNACVLLSQSRLFEEPELTQRCWEVIDAQAELALRSEGFCEIDLQTLDIILRRETLNTKEVVVFEAVMNWATAECKRQGLGPTTRNKREVLGKALFLVRIPTMSLDEFANGAAQSDILTLEETHNVFLWYTAAKKPQLDFPLNPRKGLAPQRCHRFQSSAYRSNQWRYRGRCDSIQFAVDKRIFIAGLGLYGSSGGKAEYSVKIELKRQGVILAQNLTKFVSDGSSSTFPVWFEHPVQVEQDAFYTVSAVLDGNELSYFGQEGMTEVQCGKVTFQFQCSSDSTNGTGVQGGQIPELVFYA, from the exons ATGCCAACGGCAGACTGCAGGTTGCTCCATCATGGCCGGATCATGAGGTGTTTGACTTATTTGCTGCTACTTccagaaacactgaaaaagtcCAAGAAGGTAACCAAGCTGCCGGGCCGGCTGCCGCTATGTTATGAGATCCTGACTCTGTCCCTGTCGAGCaagaaaaagcagcagcagaaggagaaggagaagaagatggCTGCGGAGTTGTACCCCGCTAACAACACCAATAACACCAACCTGGCCAACGGAACTACGGTGGCTGACGcggagaagaccaaggagctgcaGGTGTGCCAGGCCAGCGGGAGCAGCGGCGGCGGCGGAGGGAGCGCGGCGACCACCCCGACCACCCAgcaaaacatcaacaacaacaacgtaGACCCACCCAGCTGGCAGTGCAGCCACCCCACGCTCCGAGAGAG GAACGCCTTGATGTTTAACAATGAGCTGATGGCTGATGTCCACTTCATTGTCGGGCCCTTGGGGGCCTCGCAGAAGGTTCCCGCACACAAG TACGTGCTGGCCGTGGGAAGCTCCGTCTTCTGTGCCATGTTTTACAGCGATCTGGCGGAGGAGGAGTCTGAGATCCATATCCCAGATGTGGAACCTGCTGCTTTTCTAATTCTGCTGAA GTACTTGTACAGCGATGAGATCGACCTGGAGGCAGACACGGTGCTGGCCACCTTGTACGCTGCCAAAAAGTACATCGTCCCTGCACTGGCCAAGGCCTGCGTCACCTTCCTGGAGACCAGCCTGGAGGCCAAGAATGCCTGCGTGCTGCTCTCTCAGAGCCGCCTGTTTGAGGAGCCCGAGCTGACGCAGCGCTGCTGGGAGGTAATTGACGCCCAGGCCGAACTCGCGCTCCGCTCGGAGGGCTTCTGTGAAATTGACCTGCAGACGCTGGACATCATCTTGCGGCGGGAGACCCTCAACACCAAAGAAGTGGTGGTGTTTGAGGCGGTCATGAACTGGGCCACGGCAGAATGCAAGAGACAGGGTTTGGGGCCCACCACTCGCAACAAAAGAGAGGTCCTGGGTAAGGCGCTGTTCTTGGTGCGCATCCCCACCATGAGCCTGGACGAATTTGCAAACGGTGCAGCGCAGTCGGACATCCTGACACTGGAGGAGACGCACAATGTCTTCCTGTGGTACACTGCGGCCAAAAAGCCCCAACTAGACTTCCCTCTGAATCCCAGGAAGGGCTTGGCTCCTCAGAGGTGCCACCGCTTCCAGTCCTCGGCCTACCGGAGCAACCAGTGGCGCTACCGCGGCCGGTGCGACAGCATCCAGTTTGCTGTGGACAAGCGGATCTTTATTGCCGGTTTGGGCCTGTACGGGTCGAGCGGCGGCAAAGCAGAGTACAGCGTGAAAATCGAGCTTAAGAGACAGGGGGTGATCCTGGCGCAGAACCTGACAAAGTTTGTGTCGGACGGCTCGAGCAGCACGTTCCCGGTGTGGTTCGAGCATCCTGTTCAGGTGGAGCAGGACGCGTTCTACACAGTGAGCGCCGTCCTGGACGGGAATGAGCTGAGCTACTTCGGCCAGGAGGGCATGACGGAGGTGCAGTGCGGGAAGGTCACGTTTCAGTTCCAGTGCTCCTCCGACAGCACCAACGGGACTGGAGTACAGGGAGGACAGATCCCCGAGCTTGTGTTCTATGCATAA